The Deinococcus sp. YIM 134068 genomic interval GCGGGCCTGCGGTAGCGGTCACACACGTCGGGGGGTGGAGTGCCAGGGGAAGGAGTCCTGGCACTTTCGCTGTGGTGGGGAGCCGTGCCCCGAGGACCTTTCAGGGGCCGGACCGCTCTCATGGTCGGTGCCCGGAGGATGCCGGGCAGACAATGCGCCCAGCCGGGTGAGGATGTCCCGTCACAAGGGGTAGAAGCGGCAAGAGCAGGGCGAGGAGGTTCATCACCCGTCGGATTGGCTCCGTGCCCGGAGTGTAGAGCAGTTGACATTGAAATTGTCATGCTGAGCGTCAGCGAAGCATCTCGGCACAGGATGGATGAGGCCCTTCGCTTTGCTCAGGGTGACAAATGTTCTTCTGTCAAAGGCTTGAGTGGTCGCCACCGGTGGTCCACAAGCGGTATAACCTGCGGGCACGCCCGTCACCCCCCAGACGCTCCCGACCCAGCGGAGGCCCCTTTCCATGCCGTCCGGTATTCACCCCGCTCCTGGTTTCGCCTCCCCGCTGCCGCCCGGCGAGATCGGCCCGTCCCCGTCCGCCATCCGGGGCGGCGCATGACCCGCGCGCCGAGGCTGCTCGGCCTGATGAACGGCACGAGCGTGGACGGCATCGACGCGGTGCTGATCGAGCTTCCGGGCTGGCCGGAGCTGGACGGGCCGGGCCTCCCGCCCGCGCTGGTCGGCCCCGCCCCCCGCGCCACCGTGCTGGAACACCGCTACACGCCCTTTGCCGACGACCTGCGCGCCGCGCTGCTCGCCGCCTGCCGGAACGAGGCGCGGACGAGCGACCTCACCCAACTGCACTTCTGGCTGGGCGAGGCGCTGGCGGAGGCGGCGGCGGACCTCGCGCCGGGGGCCGACCTGATCGCCAGTCACGGCCAGACGGTCCACCACATTCCGCAGCGGGACGAGGGACGGGGCTGGCACACGCGCTCCACCCTCCAGCTCGGCGAGGCGTCGGTGATCGTGGAGCGGACGGGCAGGCCGGTCGTGTCGGACTTCCGGCCCCCCGACCTCGCCGCCGGCGGGCAGGCCGCGCCCCTGGTCCCCTTCGCCGACCGCCTGCTGTACGCCGAGGCGGGCGTGCGGCGGGCTGTGCACAACCTCGGCGGGATCAGCAACCTCACGTACCTGCCCGGCCTGAGCGAGGCGGGCGTCCTCGCCTTCGACACGGGACCGGCCAACGCCCTGATCGACGAGGCCGCCGAACTCTTCCGGCGGCGCTACGACGAGGGGGGCCGCCTGGGGGCCGCCGGGGACGTGGCGGACAGCCTGGTGGAGACGTGGCGGCGGGACCCCTACCTGGAGGCACCCCCGCCCAAGTCCACCGGGCGCGAGCGCTGGAACCTCCGCGAGCTGCCGGGGGTGTACGAGCTGAACGCCCCCGACATCGCCGCGACCGTGACGGCCTTCAGCGCGCGGACCATCGCGGACGCCTACGCGCGCTTCGTGCTGCCCCTCGGCCTCGACGAGATCGTGGTGGCGGGCGGGGGCGCGTACAACCCCACCCTGATGGGGCACCTGCGCCGTCTCCTCGCCCCGGTCCCCGTCGTCACCTTCGAGGAGCGCGGCTGGAATTCCAGTGCGCGCGAGGCCGCCGCCTTCGCGGTCCTGGGGTATTACGCCTACCGGGGCTGGCGCAACACCCTGCCGGGAAC includes:
- a CDS encoding anhydro-N-acetylmuramic acid kinase, yielding MTRAPRLLGLMNGTSVDGIDAVLIELPGWPELDGPGLPPALVGPAPRATVLEHRYTPFADDLRAALLAACRNEARTSDLTQLHFWLGEALAEAAADLAPGADLIASHGQTVHHIPQRDEGRGWHTRSTLQLGEASVIVERTGRPVVSDFRPPDLAAGGQAAPLVPFADRLLYAEAGVRRAVHNLGGISNLTYLPGLSEAGVLAFDTGPANALIDEAAELFRRRYDEGGRLGAAGDVADSLVETWRRDPYLEAPPPKSTGRERWNLRELPGVYELNAPDIAATVTAFSARTIADAYARFVLPLGLDEIVVAGGGAYNPTLMGHLRRLLAPVPVVTFEERGWNSSAREAAAFAVLGYYAYRGWRNTLPGTTGARHAVVAGKLSRPWTDPQ